In Gammaproteobacteria bacterium, the sequence GTGGTTTACAACCCGCGTCGTGGTCGCCGTGAGCGCGTTGGGCGCATTTTGCAGATGCACGCCAACGCTCGTGAAGAGGTTAAGTTGGTGCGTACCGGTGACATTGCGGCGGCGGTTGGGCTAAAAGAGATGGTGACCGGTGACACCTTGTGTGATCAGGCGCACCCGCTGACTTTGGAGAAGATGATCTTTCCGGAGCCGGTAATCTCCGTAGCAGTAGAGCCGCGCAGTTTGGCGGATCAAGAGAAGATGGATCTGGCGTTGGCCAAGTTGGCGCAAGAAGACCCCTCTTTTCGGGTGCGTACCGATGAAGAGTCAGGTCAAATCTTGATCTCTGGTATGGGTGAGCTGCATCTGGACATCATTGTTGATCGGATGCGCCGCGAATTTGCAGTGCAGGCCAATGTGGGTAAACCACAAGTTTCTTACCGTGAAAGCATTGCGGTGGCCGCTGAAGCAGAGTCTAAATTTGAGCGTGAGTTGGCTGGGCGCGGGCAGTACGCTCACGTCTGTTTGCGTTTGCAGCCCGCAGAGCGTGGTTCTGGTTACCAGTTTGAGAGCACGATTGCGGACAGTTTGGTGCCGAAAGAATACGTTACGGCGGTGGATAAAGGCATTCAGGATCAGATGAAAGGCGGTGTGTTGGCCGGTTATCCGATGGTGGATATCAAGGTGACCCTTTATGACGGTTCTTATCATGAAGTAGACTCCAACGAGATGGCCTTCCAGATTGCCGCTTCAATGGCTTTTCGTGAAGCCGCTTTGGCGGCCAAGCCCTCTTTATTAGAGCCAATGATGAAGGTTGAAGTGGTCACGCCGGAAGAGTACATGGGCGATGTGATGGGTGATCTGAATCGTCGCCGTGGTTTGGTTCAGGGCATGGATGATGCCCCAGCCGGTAAAGTAGTGAAGGCTGGAGTGCCTTTGGCTGAGATGTTTGGTTATTCCACAGATTTGCGTTCAGCAACGCAAGGAAGAGCCACTTATTCGATGGAATTTGAAAAGTATGCTGTGGCCTCTTCAAAGGTGGCGGCAGCGATAATTAATAGAACGTCCTGAGTGATTTTTTACGTTATTTGATGAGGTAGCAGAACCGTGTCTAAGGAAAAGTTTGAACGTACAAAGCCGCATGTGAATGTGGGAACCATCGGTCACGTTGATCATGGCAAAACCACACTGACCGCTGCGTTGACAAAAGTGGGTGCGGAAGCGATGGGTGGCGAATTCAAAGACTACGGTGATATTGATAATGCACCGGAAGAGCGCGAGCGTGGTATTACCATCGCGACGGCTCACGTCGAATATGAAACCGAAAATCGTCACTACGCTCACGTTGATTGCCCAGGCCATGCTGATTATGTGAAAAACATGATCACCGGTGCGGCGCAGATGGATGGCGCGATTCTGGTTTGTTCTGCTGCGGATGGTCCCATGCCTCAAACCCGCGAACACATCTTGTTGGCGCGTCAGGTTGGCGTACCGTACATCGTTGTTTACATGAACAAAGCGGACATGGTTGACGACGACGAGCTGCTTGAGCTGGTTGAAATGGAAATCCGCGAGTTGTTGGATTTGTATGATTTCCCAGGTGACGATACCCCCATCGTTATTGGTTCTGCGTTGAAAGCGTTGGAAGGCGACAACAGCGAGATTGGTACCCCCTCCATCGTTAAATTGATGGAGTATCTGGACAGCTACATTCCAATGCCTGAGCGTGCCATTGATCTGCCGTTCTTGATGCCCATTGAAGATGTGTTCTCCATCTCCGGTCGTGGCACCGTGGTTACCGGTCGCATCGAACGCGGCGTGGTCAATGTCGGTGAAGAAGTTGAAATTGTCGGCATCAAAGATACGGTCAAAACCACCTGTACGGGTGTTGAGATGTTCCGTAAGTTGCTGGATCGTGGCGAAGCAGGCGACAACGTCGGTGTGCTGCTGCGTGGCGTGAAGCGTGAAGACGTGGAGCGTGGTCAAGTTCTGTGTAAAGCAGGCAGCATCAACCCACACACCAAATTTGAAGCGGAAGTGTACATTTTGTCAAAAGATGAGGGCGGTCGACACACCCCATTTTTTGACGGCTACCGTCCGCAGTTCTATTTCCGTACCACCGACATCACCGGTGCCTGTGATCTTCCCGAAGGGATTGAGATGGTCATGCCAGGTGATAACGTGAAGATGGTCGTTACTTTGATCGCACCGATTGCGATGGAAGACGGCTTGCGCTTCGCGATTCGTGAAGGTGGACGTACCGTTGGCGCGGGTGTCGTCGCCAAAATCTTTGAGTAATTGGTGACCCTTATGAGCAAAGAAACACAAACAATTCGCATCTCCTTGAAAGCCTTCGATCATCGTCTGTTGGATCGTTCGGCGCAGGAAATTTTAGAAACCGCTAAGCGCACAGGCGCACGAGTGCAAGGGCCAATTCCTCTGCCCACTCGTAAAGAGCGTTTTACCATTTTGATCTCGCCTCACGTTAATAAAGATGCGCGTGATCAGTACGAAATCCGTACTCACAAGCGTTTGATGGACATTGTGGAGCCAACAGACAAGACTGTTGATGCGCTTATGAAGCTTGATTTGGCTGCCGGTGTTGATGTGCAGATCAAATTGAACTAGGCGTTTTCGGTTGTCAGTGATGTTTGGGCTTTACCCCTTTAAACATCACTGTTATAATCGCGCTCCTTTCTGACCCAGAGCAGGATTTATCTTGTCTCTGGGTCTTGTTTATTGGCAATTAGTGAAACGGCATCGGTCAATCGAAATCGATGTGCTGCACGAAGGAATAACTCATGGCAATTGGTGTTATCGGGCGTAAAGCTGGGATGACTCGCCTCTTTACCGACGACGGTGTTTCGATACCGGTGACGGTGGTTGAGGTTGATCCCAATCGCATTACTCAAGTTCGCAGTAATGAGGTTGATGGCTATCGCGCCTTACAGGTGACGGTAGGTTCACGTAAAGTCTCGCGCCTGACAAAGGCGGCGGTAGGTCACTTCGCAAAAGCGGGTGTGGAAGCCGGTCGAGGTTTGTGGGAGTTCCGTTTGGCTGACGGTGAAGGCGAAGATTTGACCCTTGGTGGTCAAATTGACGTCAGCATGTTCGCAGACGGTCAGAAGGTGGACGTTTCTGGTATCACCATCGGTAAAGGTTTTGCGGGCGCGGTGAAGCGTCACAATTTCCAAATGCAAGATGCAACGCACGGTAACTCTGTGTCGCATCGTGCGCCCGGTTCCATCGGTCAAAACCAAACCCCGGGTCGTGTCTTTAAAGGCAAACGCATGGCAGGTCACATGGGCAGTGTTCGTCGCACCATTCAAAACCTGCAAGTGGTTCGTGTTGATGCGGAAAGAAACCTGTTGTTGATCAAGGGTTCTGTTCCTGGCTCCAAGAACGGTGACGTTATCGTGCGGCCTGCTGTTAAGAGCAAGGCATAAGGGGAGATAATGGAACTCAAAATAGAAAATGGTGCAACCATTGAGCTGAGTGATGTGGCTTTTGGTGGCGACTATAACGAAGCTCTGGTTCATCAGGTGTTGACCGCGTATTTGGCTGCGGCTCGCAGTGGTACCAAGGCACAGAAAAACCGTTCTGCTGTCAGTGGTGGCGGAGCAAAGCCCTGGCGTCAAAAAGGCACCGGTCGAGCTCGTGCAGGTACCTCTCGTAGCCCGTTGTGGCGTTCAGGTGGGGTGACTTTTGCAGCCCAGCCGCGCAACTATGAGCAGAAAGTAAACAAAAAAATGTATCGCGGTGCGATGCGTTCTATTTTCTCTGAACTGCTGCGTCAAGAGCGTTTGGTGTTGGTTGAAAGCCTCTCTTTAGAAGCGCCCAAGACTCGCATGTTGGCGGCTAGGTTGAAAGAATTGAATGCCAGCCAGGCGTTGATTGTCGCTGATGAAGTGGACGAAAACCTCTATCTGGCCTCGCGCAACTTGCCTCATGTACATGTGGTTGATGCCACAGCAGTCGAGCCGACCAGTTTGATCGGTTTTGACAAGGTGGTGGTCACCGTTGCAGCGATGAAGCAAATTGAGGAGTGGTTGTCATGAATCAAGAGCGTCTGCTAAACGTCTTGTTGGCGCCTCATGTCTCTGAGAAGAGTGCCATGAATGCCGACGGCAGTAATCAACACACTTTTAAAGTGACTGTTGATGCCACCAAGCTCGAAGTGAAACGTGCAGTTGAAGACTTGTTTGAAGTTAAAGTCGTTTCGGTTCGTATGATGAATGTGAAAGGCAAAAACAAACGTTTTAGTCAGCGGTTGGGCTCACGTCCCAGCTGGAAAAAGGCGATGGTTCGCCTTGCTGACGGTCAAGATGTTGAATTTGCTGGCATGGGAGGGTAACGCGTCATGGCTCTGTTAAAAACCAAACCTACTTCTCCCGGTCGTCGCTTTGTTGTTAAGGTTGTTAATCCTGATCTTTATAAGGGTGAACCCCATCGCGCGCTGGTTGAAGGTAAAAATAAATCCGGCGGGCGTAACAACGCCGGTCGTATCACCACCCGCCATCGTGGCGGTGGTCACAAACAGCGTTATCGTATTATCGATTTCAAGCGCAACAAAGATGGTATTCCAGCTAAAGTGGAGCGGATTGAATACGATCCCAACCGCAGTGCGAACATTGCTTTATTGTTGTACGCAGACGGTGAACGTCGCTACATGATCGCGCCAAAAGGCGTGAAAGCCGGTGACTCACTGGTTTCTGGTCGTGAAGCTCCGATAAAATCCGGTAACTGTTTGCCGCTGAATAATATTCCTGTTGGTTCAACGGTGCATTGCATCGAAATGAAACCTGGCAAGGGTGCTCAAATTGCTCGCAGTGCTGGCACTTACGCGCAGTTGATTGCTCGTGAAGGTACCTACGCGACGTTGCGTTTGCGTTCCGGCGAGATGCGTAAAGTGTTGTCTGATTGTCGCGCCACCTTAGGTGAGGTCGGTAACGGTGAGCACAGTTTACGTAAGCTGGGTAAAGCTGGTGCTAAACGCTGGAAGGGTGTTCGTCCGACGGTTCGTGGTGTTGCCATGAACCCAGTGGATCATCCGCACGGTGGTGGTGAAGGTCGTACATCAGGTGGGCGTCATCCAGTGTCACCTTGGGGTATGCCAACGAAGGGTTATAAGACCCGTTCGAACAAGCGTACGGATAAACTCATTGTCCGTCGTCGTAATCGGAAATAAAAGGGGTCTTAAATGCCACGTTCGTTAAGAAAGGGGCCGTTTGTAGACGGTCACCTGGTGCGCAAAATTGAAAAAGCGCGCGAAACAAACAACAAGCGTCCAATTAAAACTTGGTCGCGTCGTTCCATGGTTATGCCTGAAATGGTGGGTTTCACCATCGCGGTACACAACGGTCGCCAACATGTTCCTGTTTTAATCAGTGAAAACATGGTGGGACATAAACTCGGTGAGTTTGCGTTGACACGTACCTATAAAGGGCATATCGCAGACAAGAAGTCGAAGAGATAGGGGTTGTCGTCATGCAGGTGAGTGCAAAATTAAGACATGCGCGCATTTCGCCCCAGAAAGTGCGTTTGGTTGCAGACCAAGTGCGCGGAATGGCGGCAGAACGTGCTTTAGAGTTGCTTTCTTTCAGCACGAAAAAAGCAGCGGTATTGATGAAAAAGTTGCTTGAGTCGGCAATCGCTAACGCAGAGCACAATGAAGGTGCTGATGTAGATGAGCTGAAAGTGGCCGTGGTTTTTGTTGATGAAGGCCCGATCTTTAAGCGTTTACGCGCACGTGCTAAGGGGCGTGCGAATCGCATCCTGAAGCGTACCAGTCACATTACCGTGACCGTAGCGGATTAATAAAAAGGCATTTAGCAATGGGTCAAAAAGTACATCCTATTGGAATTCGCCTCGGTATCTCAGCCGACTGGAATTCAACATGGTATGCGGGCGGTGCAGATTACGCCAAATTCCTCAATAATGATTTGGACGTGCGTGCGTTTCTGAAAAAGAAACTGGCGCATGCGTCGGTCAGCCGCATTCAAATCAGCCGTTTGGCAGCGTCGATTGTGGTTACCATCCACACCGCGCGCCCGGGTATCGTTATTGGTAAAAAAGGCGAAGACATCGAACGCTTGCGTCGCGATGTTGCGGGCATGACTGCGCTTAACATTAATAACGTTAAGATCAATATCTCCGAAATTCGCAAGCCTGAGCTGGATGCGTTGTTGGTTGCCGAAGGCGTTGCACAGCAGTTGGAGCGTCGTGTGATGTTCCGTCGTGCGATGAAGCGTGTGATCACCAACACCATGCGCCTTGGTGCACAAGGTGTGAAAATCAATGTCGCTGGTCGTTTGAATGGCGCTGAGATTGCGCGTCGCGAATGGTATCACGACGGCCGTGTGCCTCTGCATACTCTGCGGGCGGATATCGATTACGGTGTTGCTGAAGCTCATACCACCTACGGTGTGTTGGGTATCAAAGTTTGGATCTGCAAAGGTGAAGTGTTTGACTTCGAGCAGAAACGGGCGGCGAGCAGCAAAACGAAGTCTGCGGCCAAGTAAGAGGTTATTGAGTTATGTTGCAGCCAAAACGAACAAAATTTAGAAAACAGCAGAAAGGTCGCAATCGCGGTCTGGCTACTGTTGGTAACAAAGTAAGCTTCGGTGAGTATGGCCTTAAGGCGGTTGGACGTGGTAACATCACCGCCCGCCAAATTGAAGCGGCTCGTCGTGCTATGACGCG encodes:
- the fusA gene encoding elongation factor G, whose product is MARTTPIERYRNVGIMAHIDAGKTTTTERILYYTGVSHKIGEVHDGAATMDWMEQEQERGITITSAATTCFWSGMGQQYPQHRINIIDTPGHVDFTIEVERSLRVLDGAVAVFCAVGGVEPQSETVWRQADKYRVPRLAFVNKMDRTGADFLRVVDQIESRLGATPVVIQLPIGSEESFVGVIDLVSMQAIYWDDESQGMQYKSADIPAEYLDDAQQWRETMLESAAEANEELMDRYLEEGDLSSVDVYLGLRLRTLANEIVPMLSGSAFKNKGVQAVLDAVIELLPSPLDVPAIMGYAEASDEKEVERHPRDDEPFSALAFKIATDPYVGSLTFFRVYSGVLEAGKVVYNPRRGRRERVGRILQMHANAREEVKLVRTGDIAAAVGLKEMVTGDTLCDQAHPLTLEKMIFPEPVISVAVEPRSLADQEKMDLALAKLAQEDPSFRVRTDEESGQILISGMGELHLDIIVDRMRREFAVQANVGKPQVSYRESIAVAAEAESKFERELAGRGQYAHVCLRLQPAERGSGYQFESTIADSLVPKEYVTAVDKGIQDQMKGGVLAGYPMVDIKVTLYDGSYHEVDSNEMAFQIAASMAFREAALAAKPSLLEPMMKVEVVTPEEYMGDVMGDLNRRRGLVQGMDDAPAGKVVKAGVPLAEMFGYSTDLRSATQGRATYSMEFEKYAVASSKVAAAIINRTS
- the tuf gene encoding elongation factor Tu, whose protein sequence is MSKEKFERTKPHVNVGTIGHVDHGKTTLTAALTKVGAEAMGGEFKDYGDIDNAPEERERGITIATAHVEYETENRHYAHVDCPGHADYVKNMITGAAQMDGAILVCSAADGPMPQTREHILLARQVGVPYIVVYMNKADMVDDDELLELVEMEIRELLDLYDFPGDDTPIVIGSALKALEGDNSEIGTPSIVKLMEYLDSYIPMPERAIDLPFLMPIEDVFSISGRGTVVTGRIERGVVNVGEEVEIVGIKDTVKTTCTGVEMFRKLLDRGEAGDNVGVLLRGVKREDVERGQVLCKAGSINPHTKFEAEVYILSKDEGGRHTPFFDGYRPQFYFRTTDITGACDLPEGIEMVMPGDNVKMVVTLIAPIAMEDGLRFAIREGGRTVGAGVVAKIFE
- the rpsJ gene encoding 30S ribosomal protein S10, whose translation is MSKETQTIRISLKAFDHRLLDRSAQEILETAKRTGARVQGPIPLPTRKERFTILISPHVNKDARDQYEIRTHKRLMDIVEPTDKTVDALMKLDLAAGVDVQIKLN
- the rplC gene encoding 50S ribosomal protein L3, coding for MAIGVIGRKAGMTRLFTDDGVSIPVTVVEVDPNRITQVRSNEVDGYRALQVTVGSRKVSRLTKAAVGHFAKAGVEAGRGLWEFRLADGEGEDLTLGGQIDVSMFADGQKVDVSGITIGKGFAGAVKRHNFQMQDATHGNSVSHRAPGSIGQNQTPGRVFKGKRMAGHMGSVRRTIQNLQVVRVDAERNLLLIKGSVPGSKNGDVIVRPAVKSKA
- the rplD gene encoding 50S ribosomal protein L4, encoding MELKIENGATIELSDVAFGGDYNEALVHQVLTAYLAAARSGTKAQKNRSAVSGGGAKPWRQKGTGRARAGTSRSPLWRSGGVTFAAQPRNYEQKVNKKMYRGAMRSIFSELLRQERLVLVESLSLEAPKTRMLAARLKELNASQALIVADEVDENLYLASRNLPHVHVVDATAVEPTSLIGFDKVVVTVAAMKQIEEWLS
- the rplW gene encoding 50S ribosomal protein L23 — protein: MNQERLLNVLLAPHVSEKSAMNADGSNQHTFKVTVDATKLEVKRAVEDLFEVKVVSVRMMNVKGKNKRFSQRLGSRPSWKKAMVRLADGQDVEFAGMGG
- the rplB gene encoding 50S ribosomal protein L2, with protein sequence MALLKTKPTSPGRRFVVKVVNPDLYKGEPHRALVEGKNKSGGRNNAGRITTRHRGGGHKQRYRIIDFKRNKDGIPAKVERIEYDPNRSANIALLLYADGERRYMIAPKGVKAGDSLVSGREAPIKSGNCLPLNNIPVGSTVHCIEMKPGKGAQIARSAGTYAQLIAREGTYATLRLRSGEMRKVLSDCRATLGEVGNGEHSLRKLGKAGAKRWKGVRPTVRGVAMNPVDHPHGGGEGRTSGGRHPVSPWGMPTKGYKTRSNKRTDKLIVRRRNRK
- the rpsS gene encoding 30S ribosomal protein S19, yielding MPRSLRKGPFVDGHLVRKIEKARETNNKRPIKTWSRRSMVMPEMVGFTIAVHNGRQHVPVLISENMVGHKLGEFALTRTYKGHIADKKSKR
- the rplV gene encoding 50S ribosomal protein L22; its protein translation is MQVSAKLRHARISPQKVRLVADQVRGMAAERALELLSFSTKKAAVLMKKLLESAIANAEHNEGADVDELKVAVVFVDEGPIFKRLRARAKGRANRILKRTSHITVTVAD
- the rpsC gene encoding 30S ribosomal protein S3, with the translated sequence MGQKVHPIGIRLGISADWNSTWYAGGADYAKFLNNDLDVRAFLKKKLAHASVSRIQISRLAASIVVTIHTARPGIVIGKKGEDIERLRRDVAGMTALNINNVKINISEIRKPELDALLVAEGVAQQLERRVMFRRAMKRVITNTMRLGAQGVKINVAGRLNGAEIARREWYHDGRVPLHTLRADIDYGVAEAHTTYGVLGIKVWICKGEVFDFEQKRAASSKTKSAAK